The genomic DNA GCGGATCACCCGCTCCTCACACCGATCACGTCGCCGGGAGCTGGTAGGACAGGACGTACGCGTCCGCTGCCATGACCGTGTCGCAGACCTCCACGGCCCGCCCCTCGGTGTCGTACGCGGTGCGGATCAGGTGGATCACGGGCACGCCGGAGGCCAGCCGGAGCGTCTTGACCTCGGACGGCGAGGGCATCCGGGCCCGGATCTCCTCCTCGAAGTGGTCGAGCCGGTGGCCCAGTTCCTCAAGACGGGCGTAGATGCCGCCGGGACCGGGATTGGGCTCGGCGATCGGGGTGTCCCGGGCGATGTCGAGCGGAAGGTACGAGGTGGCGAACTCGACCGGACGCCCGTCGAGCAGATACCGGCGCCGGCGGGCGAGCACGCGCCGTACGGAGCCGAGCCGGGTGGAGATGTCCTGGCTGGCCTTCTCCTCCTTCACCTCCAGGCTGTCCACCTGCGGGTGACTTCCGGCGGCGTCGGCCTCGACGATGAACGCGGACTTCCCTTGTTCGCGGTGGCGCCGGGCGAACCGGTCGGAGGCTAGTCGCCGCACGGGTGGCCGTGGTCGTACGAAGACGCCTTTTCCGTGCTCGGCATGGACGAGCCCCTCGCCCTGGAGGATGGAGAAGGAGTTCCGGACGGTCATCCGGGACACTCCGTAGTGCTCGACGAGCTCAGCTTCCGAGGGGAGCTTTTCGCCCTCCTTGAATCGCCCACGGTCGATGGCCTCGCGCAGCTGGTCGGCGATCTGCCGGAACACCGCACGATCGCTCGTGGGGTCCAGGTCGCCAAGCAGACTGGTCGGGAGTGAGGTCACGAGTACTCCTTTAGGTATCTAGACGAGTGGGCGAGTG from Streptomyces avermitilis MA-4680 = NBRC 14893 includes the following:
- a CDS encoding GntR family transcriptional regulator, which gives rise to MTSLPTSLLGDLDPTSDRAVFRQIADQLREAIDRGRFKEGEKLPSEAELVEHYGVSRMTVRNSFSILQGEGLVHAEHGKGVFVRPRPPVRRLASDRFARRHREQGKSAFIVEADAAGSHPQVDSLEVKEEKASQDISTRLGSVRRVLARRRRYLLDGRPVEFATSYLPLDIARDTPIAEPNPGPGGIYARLEELGHRLDHFEEEIRARMPSPSEVKTLRLASGVPVIHLIRTAYDTEGRAVEVCDTVMAADAYVLSYQLPAT